Within Thermococcus indicus, the genomic segment CGCCGCCCTGATAGCGGTGCTCCTGATCGTATACTTCCACTACAGGAACTGGAGGATTGCCATCCCCGTCGCGAGCACCAGCCTCTTTGAGGTTGTAATAATCCTCGGCTTCGCGTCCCTCATAAACTGGAACCTCGACCTCCCGAGCATCGCGGGTATCATCGCGGCGATCGGTACCGGCGTCGATCAGCAGATAGTCATAACCGACGAACTCCTCAGCGGTGAGAGAAGCACCAGGATAACCAGGCGCGCCAGCGTTCTCAGGAGGATGGGAAGGGCGTTCTTCGTCATCTTCGCCTCCGCGGCGACGACCATAGCGGCCATGAGCTTCCTGCTGGTTTACTTCGTCGGAACGCTCAAGGGATTCGCCTTCACCACCATACTCGGCGTCCTCATCGGAATCCTCATCACCAGGCCGGCCTACGCGGAGATAGCAAAATACCTGCTCGGTGAGGACTGATGTTCGTCGTGATAATGGGCGCGGGAAGGGTCGGTTTCCTCGTCGCCAAGATGCTCGAGGAGGACGGCCACGACGTCACCATAATCGAGATGGACAAGGCGAGGGCCAAGGAGCTCTCCCTCCTCATCAACGGTTTGGTTATCGAGGGCGACGCGACCGACCCGAAGACCCTCGAGGAGGCCAACATCAAGCAGGCGGACGCCTTCGCGGCTTTGACGGGCAAGGACGACGCCAACCTGCTGGCCTGCATACTGGCAAAGCACCTGAACCCCAAGGTGAAAACCTCCCTCAGGCTGGGGAACCCCAAGAACAGGCGCATCTTCGAGGAGGTAACCGACCTCAAGCGCTACTTCGACTTCGTCATCAGTCCTGAGGAGATAGCGGCGGAGTACATAAGCAGGAACATAGTCACGCCGGGCTTCGACCGCGTCCTTTTCCCGAAGGAGGGCGCCGAGATAGTCCGCTTCACCATCGACGAAAACAGCGAGATAGCGGGCAAGTACGTCCGCGACCTCAAACTGCCCAGGGATGCGCTCATGATAGCCGTTTACGACGAGAAGGGCAACCTGATAATCCCGTCCGGCGACACGAAGCTCCCGGAGAGGGGTCAGGTCATAGTCTTCGCCAAGAACAGCATACTGGACAGCGTGAAGGGTCTCCTCGAAAGGAGAAAACCCAACAATGAAAGTTAATATGACATTCTTTTCAACTTTTATGTCCATCTCTGTTCTTTCCTCGTCATATCTTTGGCGTGGATGCCAAAAACTATTTAAACCGGTTAGGGAAGCCAAAAGCGACGTGTGAGGAAACCTGTTTTCAGGGTCATTGGGGGGCTAATCATGGAGGACGTCATCAAGCAGATTGTTGATGCAGAGAAGCAGGCCGAGGCACGCATCGAGAAGGCCAAGGAGGATGCCAGGGAGATAGTGCTCAAGGCCCGCGAGGAGGCCAAGCTTCTCGAGAGGGAGATAATACAGAACGCTGAGACTCAGGCGGAAGCCCTCGTCGAGAAGGCCCGCGCTGAGGGCGAGGAGGAGGCCAAAAAGGTCCTCGAGGAGGGCAACGCTGAGATAGAGGAGCTCAAGGTGAAGGCCACCAACAACTTTGAGAGGGCCATCTCGGCTGGTATAGCACTCGTGAGAGGGAGCTGACGATGTTCAAGCCTGAAGAGATGGTCAAAATAGAGGTCATCACGCTCAACCGCTACAAGGACAGTCTTCTCACCTACCTCCACGAGAACGGCGTGATTGAGATAAGGGAGCTCAGCGTTGACGTGGCCCAGAAGGACTCGCCGAACGAGTACCACAGGAAGGCCGCCTCGTACAGCATAACCATATCCAGGCTCGTCGATTTCCTCAAGGTGTACAAGAAACAGACTGGGGGCGGCATAAGGGAGTTTATCTTCCCGAGCGAGAGGGCGAAGAAGAAGTACCGGTACGAGGGAGTGGAGAAGCTCATCAAGGACGTTGAGGCGTTCCTGGCCACGGTCGAGCCCGAGATAAAGGCGGTTGAGGGCAAGATAACCTCCACCCAGACCGAGATCGAGAGGATAAAGAACGACATCGCGATTCTTGAGCTGCTCTCCGCGCTCAACCTCGACGTTTCGTACCTTAAATCAACGGGCATGCTTGAAATAGTCGTCGGTACCGTTGACAGGAACAAGTTCAGGCCCCTCGTTGAGGAGGTCGAGAAGGCCACCGAGGGAAGGGCCGTCGTCGTCTCCAAGGAGTTCAAGGACAAGGTTTTAGCCGTTTTCGCCTTCCTCAAGCGCGACTACGAGAAGGCCAACCCGATATTAGCTAAGTACTCCCTCGAGAGGCTCGAGGTTCCCGAGGGGGAGGGAACGCCGAAGGAACTCATAGCGGTTTACGAGGAGAAGCTCAAGAAAAAGGAGGAAGAGCTTGAGAGCGCCAGGAAAGATGCCGAGATGCTGGCGGAGAAGTACTACGACGACGTCGTCTTCTACCAGGAGCTGATGGAGAACG encodes:
- a CDS encoding potassium channel family protein codes for the protein MFVVIMGAGRVGFLVAKMLEEDGHDVTIIEMDKARAKELSLLINGLVIEGDATDPKTLEEANIKQADAFAALTGKDDANLLACILAKHLNPKVKTSLRLGNPKNRRIFEEVTDLKRYFDFVISPEEIAAEYISRNIVTPGFDRVLFPKEGAEIVRFTIDENSEIAGKYVRDLKLPRDALMIAVYDEKGNLIIPSGDTKLPERGQVIVFAKNSILDSVKGLLERRKPNNES
- a CDS encoding V-type ATP synthase subunit H, with protein sequence MEDVIKQIVDAEKQAEARIEKAKEDAREIVLKAREEAKLLEREIIQNAETQAEALVEKARAEGEEEAKKVLEEGNAEIEELKVKATNNFERAISAGIALVRGS